Proteins from a genomic interval of Streptomyces sp. NBC_01445:
- a CDS encoding RNA-guided endonuclease InsQ/TnpB family protein produces MTTGALAAGGGHARYTFRLRLSSTAVRALEAEWARCRWVWNESVAKSKAVHLHNKATGEKTTCGPAQLDKMLTAARTANAWLREGSSVVQQQLIRDFAKSRAKALKDIKARLPMRQRAGMPKYKKKHQVDPSLNYSQRGFRVKDGRLHLAGGIGATVVWSRELPEPPSSVRVYRDSLGHWYASFVVATSTQALVETGCVIGIDWGVKETAVTTSDDYDLPHPEHGHRAAQRLARYQRMMARRKPKKGRPGSNGYRGAKKQAAKLHKKVARQRQDTARKWAKRVVRDHDALAVEDFRPKFLAKSTMARKAADAAIGATKSALVEMARKHGRAVHLVNPAYTTMDCAHCDARAKHRLPLSERTYTCTACGTVSPRDKNSARVMLVRAGLNPASADLVSPATC; encoded by the coding sequence ATGACGACCGGAGCGTTGGCGGCAGGTGGCGGGCATGCCCGCTACACTTTCCGGCTGCGTCTGTCGTCCACGGCGGTCCGCGCGCTGGAAGCGGAATGGGCGCGCTGCCGCTGGGTGTGGAACGAGTCGGTGGCCAAGTCGAAGGCCGTGCATCTGCACAACAAGGCCACCGGCGAGAAGACAACGTGTGGCCCGGCGCAGCTCGACAAGATGCTGACCGCGGCCCGTACCGCGAATGCGTGGCTGCGTGAGGGCTCCAGCGTGGTGCAGCAGCAGTTGATACGGGACTTCGCGAAGTCCCGGGCGAAGGCGTTGAAAGACATCAAGGCCCGGTTGCCGATGCGGCAGCGGGCCGGTATGCCGAAGTACAAGAAGAAGCATCAGGTCGACCCGAGCCTGAACTACAGCCAGCGCGGTTTCCGGGTGAAAGACGGCCGTCTGCATCTGGCCGGCGGCATCGGGGCGACGGTCGTGTGGTCGCGTGAGCTGCCCGAGCCGCCGTCCAGCGTGCGCGTCTACCGCGACAGTCTCGGCCACTGGTACGCCTCGTTCGTTGTCGCCACGAGCACCCAGGCGCTTGTCGAAACCGGTTGCGTGATCGGCATCGACTGGGGTGTGAAGGAGACCGCGGTCACCACATCCGACGACTACGATCTTCCCCATCCCGAGCATGGCCACAGGGCCGCGCAGCGTCTCGCCCGTTACCAGCGGATGATGGCCCGCAGGAAGCCGAAGAAGGGCCGGCCTGGTTCGAACGGCTACAGGGGCGCCAAGAAGCAGGCGGCGAAGCTGCACAAGAAGGTGGCCCGGCAGCGTCAGGACACCGCCCGCAAGTGGGCCAAGCGTGTGGTCCGCGACCACGATGCCTTGGCGGTAGAGGACTTCCGCCCGAAGTTCCTGGCGAAGTCGACGATGGCCCGCAAGGCCGCTGACGCTGCGATCGGCGCGACCAAGAGCGCCCTGGTGGAGATGGCCCGTAAACACGGCCGCGCCGTGCACCTCGTCAACCCCGCGTACACCACCATGGACTGTGCGCACTGCGATGCGAGAGCCAAGCATCGCCTGCCTCTCTCCGAGAGAACGTATACGTGCACCGCGTGCGGAACCGTGTCCCCCAGGGACAAGAACTCCGCCCGCGTGATGCTCGTCCGGGCTGGTCTCAACCCGGCTAGTGCTGATCTTGTAAGCCCTGCCACCTGCTAG
- a CDS encoding serine hydrolase, which yields MTDGAADRLHDTDDGMSMSRRQLGAGVLALGGALAIAPFPAGPASAADTHTPGHADGHGTTLRRGSPERAGLIAGHLRQLVADAEKFLAPSPKHPWYAGAVLLAGRGGTVALHQPIGKAVRYSAYDDKTDTGVEFPADQQIAAAEDTVYDLASVSKLFTSLIAVQEIERGKLELEATVASYIPDFAGAGKQDITIRQLLTHTSGFRAWIPLYKETTREGQLRLIWNEAPLNPPGTVYLYSDLNLISLQLVLEKLTGQTLDVLLHERITGPLGMRRTRYNPPASWKPKIAATEDARLPWSGLDRGLVWGEVHDENAFGLGGVAGHAGVFSCAWDLAILGRTLLNGGSYGKARILSEESVRLLFTDFNQAFPGDEHGLGFELYQHWYMGAMATPRTAGHTGFTGTSIVLDPTTDSFLIVLGNSVHPVRTWRSGSAPRVATANNLARAVAVRPAQGRTAWFSGMTSATSATLTLPGLDVTSDAASLACDLWWDTEPHSDFLYLEASADAGATWQALPFATTRKGEDAEDHSKGTADGWSGRAWHRLTAALGAFKGSQVRLRWRYATDQLYVGRGVYVDGVRVTDGRRTVFDEARPSDAARIEAVGWSPSQD from the coding sequence ATGACCGACGGCGCGGCGGACAGATTGCACGACACGGACGACGGGATGTCGATGTCCCGTCGCCAACTGGGCGCGGGGGTACTGGCGTTGGGCGGGGCGCTGGCCATTGCCCCCTTCCCGGCGGGGCCCGCCTCAGCGGCGGACACACACACCCCCGGGCACGCCGACGGGCACGGAACCACGCTGCGCCGCGGGTCCCCCGAGCGGGCCGGCCTGATCGCCGGGCATCTGCGCCAACTCGTCGCCGACGCCGAGAAGTTCCTCGCCCCCTCCCCCAAGCACCCCTGGTACGCGGGCGCCGTACTGCTCGCCGGCCGCGGCGGCACGGTCGCACTCCACCAGCCGATCGGCAAGGCCGTGCGTTACTCGGCCTACGACGACAAGACCGACACGGGTGTGGAGTTCCCCGCCGACCAGCAGATCGCGGCGGCCGAGGACACGGTCTACGACCTGGCCTCCGTGTCGAAGCTGTTCACCTCGCTCATCGCCGTACAGGAGATCGAGCGCGGCAAGCTGGAGCTGGAGGCCACGGTCGCCTCGTACATCCCCGACTTCGCGGGCGCCGGCAAGCAGGACATCACGATCCGTCAACTCCTCACGCACACCTCGGGATTCCGCGCCTGGATCCCCCTCTACAAGGAGACGACGCGCGAGGGCCAGCTCCGCCTCATCTGGAACGAGGCGCCTCTCAACCCGCCCGGCACCGTGTACCTCTACTCCGACCTCAATCTGATCTCGCTCCAGCTGGTCCTGGAGAAGCTGACGGGCCAGACCCTGGACGTGCTCCTGCACGAGCGGATCACGGGCCCCCTCGGCATGCGCCGCACCCGCTACAACCCGCCCGCCTCGTGGAAGCCGAAGATCGCCGCGACGGAGGACGCGCGCCTGCCCTGGTCCGGCCTCGACCGCGGACTCGTCTGGGGCGAGGTGCACGACGAGAACGCGTTCGGGCTGGGCGGTGTGGCGGGCCACGCCGGTGTCTTCTCCTGCGCGTGGGACCTCGCGATCCTCGGCCGCACGCTCCTCAACGGAGGTTCGTACGGCAAGGCGCGCATCCTGTCCGAGGAGTCGGTACGGCTGCTGTTCACCGACTTCAACCAGGCGTTCCCCGGCGACGAGCACGGCCTCGGCTTCGAGCTCTACCAGCACTGGTACATGGGCGCGATGGCGACACCTCGCACGGCCGGGCACACAGGCTTCACGGGCACCTCCATCGTCCTCGACCCGACGACGGACTCGTTCCTCATCGTGCTCGGCAACTCCGTGCACCCCGTTCGTACTTGGCGATCCGGCTCCGCTCCCCGGGTCGCCACCGCGAACAACCTCGCCCGCGCCGTCGCCGTACGCCCCGCCCAAGGGCGCACCGCCTGGTTCTCCGGCATGACGAGCGCCACGTCGGCGACGCTCACGCTGCCCGGCCTCGACGTCACCTCCGACGCGGCGAGCCTCGCCTGCGACCTGTGGTGGGACACGGAGCCGCACTCCGACTTCCTCTACCTGGAGGCGTCGGCCGACGCCGGGGCGACCTGGCAGGCCCTGCCGTTCGCGACCACCCGCAAGGGAGAGGACGCCGAGGACCACTCCAAGGGCACGGCCGACGGCTGGTCGGGCCGCGCCTGGCACCGCCTGACCGCCGCCCTCGGCGCCTTCAAGGGCAGCCAGGTCCGCCTGCGCTGGCGCTACGCGACCGACCAGTTGTACGTGGGACGCGGGGTGTACGTGGACGGAGTGCGCGTCACCGACGGCCGCCGGACCGTGTTCGACGAGGCACGCCCGTCCGACGCGGCGCGGATCGAGGCGGTGGGGTGGTCGCCGTCGCAGGACTGA
- a CDS encoding NAD(P)H-dependent flavin oxidoreductase, whose protein sequence is MQTELSKKLGIEHAIFGFTPFPAVAAAISRAGGFGVLGAVRYTAPDDLARDLDWMQEHVDGAPYGLDVVMPAKKVEGPNHQKLTEADVEAMIPEGHRQFVRDTLAKHGVPELAEGEASGWRITGWMEQVARSQLDVAFDYPIKLLANALGSPPADVVQRAHDHDVLVAALAGSARHARKHADAGIDIVVAQGYEAGGHTGEIASMVLTPEAVDAVAPLPVLAAGGIGSGEQIAAALALGAQGVWLGSLWLTTTEADLHSRALTAKLLAAGSGDTVRSRALTGKPARQLRTEWTDAWDDPSGPGTLPMPLQGLLVAEAVSRIQKYEVDPLLGTPVGQIVGRMTSERPVQAVFDDLTRGFERAVDRINRIAGRSGQS, encoded by the coding sequence ATGCAGACGGAGCTGAGCAAGAAACTGGGGATCGAGCACGCCATCTTCGGCTTCACGCCCTTCCCGGCGGTGGCCGCCGCCATCAGTAGGGCCGGGGGGTTCGGCGTGCTCGGCGCGGTCCGCTACACCGCACCCGACGACCTGGCCCGAGATCTCGACTGGATGCAGGAGCATGTCGACGGCGCGCCCTACGGGCTCGATGTCGTGATGCCCGCGAAGAAGGTCGAGGGGCCGAACCACCAGAAACTGACCGAGGCCGACGTCGAGGCGATGATCCCCGAAGGACACCGCCAGTTCGTCAGAGACACCCTCGCCAAGCACGGGGTGCCCGAGCTCGCCGAGGGCGAGGCGTCGGGCTGGCGCATCACCGGGTGGATGGAGCAGGTAGCCCGCAGCCAGCTGGACGTCGCCTTCGACTACCCGATCAAACTCCTTGCCAACGCACTCGGTTCACCGCCCGCCGACGTCGTCCAGCGCGCCCACGACCACGACGTCCTCGTGGCCGCTCTCGCGGGCAGCGCCCGGCACGCCCGTAAACACGCGGACGCGGGCATCGACATCGTCGTCGCGCAGGGCTACGAGGCAGGCGGACACACCGGCGAGATCGCCTCCATGGTGCTCACGCCCGAAGCGGTCGACGCCGTGGCCCCGCTGCCCGTCCTCGCGGCCGGCGGCATCGGCAGCGGGGAACAGATCGCGGCGGCCCTCGCGCTCGGCGCCCAGGGCGTCTGGCTCGGCTCCCTCTGGCTCACCACCACCGAGGCCGACCTCCACTCCCGCGCGCTCACCGCCAAACTGCTCGCGGCCGGCTCCGGCGACACCGTCCGCTCCCGCGCCCTGACCGGCAAGCCCGCGCGCCAGCTCCGCACGGAGTGGACCGACGCCTGGGACGACCCGTCGGGCCCCGGCACCCTGCCCATGCCCCTCCAGGGGCTGCTCGTCGCCGAGGCCGTCTCCCGTATCCAGAAGTACGAGGTCGATCCGCTGCTCGGCACGCCCGTCGGGCAGATCGTCGGCCGGATGACGAGCGAACGCCCCGTCCAGGCCGTGTTCGACGACCTCACGCGCGGCTTCGAGCGCGCCGTCGACCGCATCAACCGCATCGCAGGAAGGAGCGGCCAGTCGTGA
- a CDS encoding acyl-CoA synthetase gives MSTGPNPNSAPPNGFWAQATADPGRTVLVAPDGEEWTAGRLHADVNKLVHGLRAAGLERGDAFAVVLPNGVEFFTAYLAASQAGFYLVPVNHHLVGPEIAWIVADSGAKVLIAHERFAEQAVAAADEAALPAGQRYAVGAIDGFCPYAQLLDGQPESVPDDRTLGWVMNYTSGTTGRPRGIRRPLPGKLPEETYLGGFLGIFGIKPFDDNVHLVCSPLYHTAVLQFAGASLHIGHTLVLMDKWTPEDMLRLIDTFRCTHTHMVPTQFHRLLALPDSVRSAYDVSAMRHAIHGAAPCPDHVKRAMIDWWGHSVEEYYAASEGGGAFATAEDWLKKPGTVGKAWPISELAVFDDDGNRLPPGELGTVYMKMSTGGFSYHKDETKTKKNRIGDFFTVGDLGILDEDGYLFLRDRKIDMIISGGVNIYPAEIESALLTHPAIADAAAFGIPDDDWGEEVKAVVEPAEGHTASDALAAEILAHCERQLAGYKRPKSVDFIETMPRDPNGKLYKRRLRDPYWEGRTRAM, from the coding sequence GTGAGCACCGGCCCCAACCCCAACAGCGCGCCCCCCAACGGATTCTGGGCCCAGGCCACCGCGGATCCCGGCCGTACCGTACTCGTCGCACCCGACGGGGAGGAGTGGACCGCCGGCCGGCTGCACGCCGACGTCAACAAGCTCGTGCACGGTCTGCGGGCCGCCGGGCTCGAACGAGGCGACGCGTTCGCCGTCGTCCTGCCCAACGGAGTCGAGTTCTTCACCGCGTATCTCGCCGCCTCCCAGGCCGGCTTCTACCTCGTCCCGGTCAACCACCATCTGGTCGGCCCCGAGATCGCCTGGATCGTCGCCGACTCCGGAGCGAAGGTCCTCATCGCGCACGAGCGGTTCGCCGAACAGGCCGTGGCCGCCGCCGACGAGGCGGCACTCCCGGCAGGGCAGCGGTACGCGGTCGGAGCCATCGACGGCTTTTGCCCATACGCGCAACTCCTCGACGGGCAGCCCGAGTCGGTGCCGGACGACCGCACTCTGGGCTGGGTGATGAACTACACCTCGGGCACCACGGGCCGCCCCCGGGGCATCCGCCGCCCCCTGCCCGGCAAGCTTCCCGAGGAGACCTACCTCGGCGGCTTCCTCGGCATCTTCGGCATCAAGCCGTTCGACGACAACGTCCACCTCGTCTGCTCGCCGCTTTACCACACCGCCGTGCTCCAGTTCGCGGGCGCGTCCCTGCACATCGGGCACACCCTCGTCCTGATGGACAAGTGGACCCCCGAGGACATGCTGCGCCTCATCGACACCTTCAGGTGCACACACACGCACATGGTGCCGACCCAGTTCCACCGCCTGCTCGCCCTGCCCGACAGCGTCAGGAGCGCGTACGACGTGTCGGCGATGCGGCACGCCATCCACGGCGCCGCGCCCTGCCCCGACCACGTCAAGCGCGCGATGATCGACTGGTGGGGCCACAGCGTCGAGGAGTACTACGCGGCCAGTGAGGGCGGCGGCGCCTTCGCGACCGCCGAGGACTGGCTGAAGAAGCCGGGCACGGTCGGCAAGGCGTGGCCGATCAGCGAACTCGCCGTGTTCGACGACGACGGCAACCGACTGCCGCCCGGCGAACTCGGCACCGTCTACATGAAGATGAGCACCGGAGGATTCTCGTACCACAAGGACGAGACCAAGACGAAGAAGAACCGCATCGGCGACTTCTTCACCGTCGGCGACCTCGGCATTCTCGACGAGGACGGGTATCTATTCCTCCGCGACCGCAAGATCGACATGATCATCTCGGGCGGCGTCAACATCTACCCCGCCGAGATCGAGTCCGCGCTCCTCACCCACCCGGCCATCGCCGACGCCGCGGCCTTCGGGATCCCCGACGACGACTGGGGCGAGGAGGTCAAGGCGGTCGTCGAACCCGCGGAGGGGCACACGGCCTCAGACGCACTCGCCGCCGAGATCCTCGCGCACTGCGAGCGCCAACTCGCGGGCTACAAAAGGCCGAAGAGCGTCGACTTCATCGAGACGATGCCGCGCGACCCGAACGGCAAGCTCTACAAGCGCCGTCTGCGCGACCCGTATTGGGAGGGCCGCACGCGCGCGATGTGA
- a CDS encoding penicillin acylase family protein, which translates to MRTRPRRLAVIGFALLTALSTTASLPSAAAGGHGRPEHHPHGGGLSATIRYTEYGIPHIVAKDYAGLGFGTGWAQAADQVCALADGFVTVRGERSRYFGPDAAPDGSLSSATKNVSSDLYFRGVREAGTVDKLLTEPAPAGPSREVKDTMRGFAAGYNAWLKQNRITDPACKGADWVRPVTTLDVAAHGFALAVLGGQGRGVDGITAAQPPTAQPPGGAGAQPPSTGAPAPTPDKATTAAAAKELFSNEDADMGSNAVAFSGATTANGRGLLLGNPHYPWQGGRRFWQSQQTIPGELNVSGGSLLGSTTISIGHNSRIAWSHTVATGVTLNLHQLTLDPADPTAYLVDGRPERMTKRTVSVAVKDGAPVTRTQWWTRYGPIVNSLGASLPLPWTATTAYALNDPNALNLRASDTGLGFSKARSTDDVLRSLKRTQGLPWVNTIAADASGHSLFAQAQVLPRITDDLAARCSTPLGKVTYPASGVAVLDGSRGDCKLGSDKDAVQPGIFGPSRMPVLKDAPYVENSNDSAWLANADRPLTGYERVFGTVGTQRSMRTRGGVEDVSAMAGLGGLAVTDLQRQQFADRVPAADLAAADTARACAALPGGTATGSDGTAVDVGQACDVLKKWDHTMRTSSRGALLFDRFWRRLTAAVPNDKLWKVPFSATDPVRTPNTLNTDAPGFATALADAVGELRAAGIALDDPLGAHQFVVRGGKRIPVHGGTESLGVWNKVETVWDAKAGGYTEVVHGSSYIQAVGWNGGGCPVARTLLTYSQSSNPNSPHYSDQTHLYSDGEWVTSRFCEKDILKSPALKVVRVHG; encoded by the coding sequence ATGCGCACCCGCCCGAGACGTCTCGCGGTCATCGGTTTCGCCCTGTTGACCGCGCTGAGCACCACGGCCTCACTCCCGTCGGCAGCCGCCGGCGGCCACGGCCGGCCCGAGCACCACCCGCACGGCGGCGGCCTGTCCGCCACGATCCGCTACACGGAGTACGGCATTCCGCATATCGTCGCCAAGGACTACGCGGGGCTCGGCTTCGGCACCGGGTGGGCGCAGGCCGCCGACCAGGTGTGCGCGCTCGCCGACGGATTCGTCACCGTGCGCGGCGAGCGCTCCCGCTACTTCGGGCCCGACGCGGCCCCTGACGGCTCCCTTTCCTCGGCCACGAAGAACGTCTCCAGCGACCTCTACTTCCGGGGAGTGCGTGAGGCGGGCACCGTGGACAAGCTCCTCACCGAGCCGGCGCCCGCGGGCCCGAGCCGAGAGGTGAAGGACACGATGCGGGGCTTCGCCGCCGGATACAACGCGTGGCTGAAGCAGAACAGGATCACCGACCCGGCCTGCAAGGGAGCGGATTGGGTGCGCCCGGTGACGACTCTCGACGTCGCGGCGCACGGCTTCGCACTCGCCGTGCTCGGCGGTCAGGGCCGCGGCGTGGACGGCATCACGGCCGCGCAGCCACCGACCGCGCAACCACCGGGCGGTGCCGGCGCGCAGCCACCGTCCACGGGAGCCCCAGCCCCTACGCCGGACAAGGCCACGACAGCCGCGGCGGCCAAGGAGCTGTTCTCGAACGAGGACGCCGACATGGGGTCCAACGCCGTCGCGTTCAGCGGTGCCACCACGGCGAACGGCCGTGGTCTGCTCCTCGGCAACCCGCACTACCCGTGGCAGGGCGGCCGTCGCTTCTGGCAGTCGCAGCAGACGATCCCCGGCGAACTGAACGTCTCCGGCGGCTCGCTCCTCGGCTCGACGACGATCTCGATCGGCCACAACTCTCGTATCGCCTGGAGCCACACCGTCGCGACGGGGGTCACGCTCAATCTCCACCAGTTGACACTGGACCCGGCCGACCCGACCGCGTACCTCGTCGACGGCAGGCCGGAGCGGATGACGAAGCGGACCGTGAGCGTCGCGGTGAAGGACGGCGCGCCGGTCACCCGCACCCAGTGGTGGACGCGCTACGGGCCGATCGTGAACTCGCTCGGCGCGTCGCTGCCGCTGCCCTGGACGGCCACGACGGCGTACGCGCTGAACGACCCGAACGCCCTGAACCTGCGCGCCTCCGACACAGGACTCGGGTTCAGCAAGGCGCGCTCCACGGACGACGTGCTGCGCTCGCTGAAGCGCACGCAGGGGCTTCCGTGGGTGAACACGATCGCCGCCGACGCCTCCGGGCACTCGCTGTTCGCGCAGGCGCAGGTGCTGCCCCGGATCACCGACGACCTGGCCGCACGCTGCTCGACGCCCCTCGGCAAGGTGACGTATCCGGCGTCCGGCGTCGCGGTCCTGGACGGCTCGCGCGGCGACTGCAAGCTCGGTTCCGACAAGGACGCCGTACAGCCGGGCATCTTCGGACCGTCCAGGATGCCGGTCCTCAAGGACGCGCCGTACGTGGAGAACTCGAACGACAGCGCCTGGCTGGCCAACGCCGACCGGCCGCTGACGGGGTACGAGCGGGTCTTCGGGACGGTCGGCACGCAGCGGTCGATGCGGACGCGCGGCGGCGTCGAGGACGTGTCGGCGATGGCGGGGCTCGGCGGACTCGCCGTCACCGACCTCCAGCGGCAGCAGTTCGCCGACCGGGTGCCCGCGGCGGATCTGGCGGCGGCGGACACGGCGCGCGCGTGCGCGGCGCTGCCCGGCGGCACGGCAACAGGCAGCGATGGCACGGCCGTTGATGTGGGACAGGCCTGCGATGTGCTCAAGAAGTGGGATCACACGATGCGCACGTCGAGCCGGGGAGCGCTGCTCTTCGACCGGTTCTGGCGGCGGCTCACCGCGGCCGTGCCGAACGACAAGCTCTGGAAGGTGCCGTTCTCGGCCACCGACCCGGTGCGCACACCGAACACGCTGAACACGGATGCGCCGGGCTTCGCGACCGCGCTCGCCGACGCGGTGGGTGAGCTGCGGGCGGCCGGGATCGCCCTGGACGACCCGCTCGGCGCGCACCAGTTCGTCGTGCGCGGCGGCAAGCGCATCCCCGTCCACGGCGGCACGGAGTCCCTCGGCGTGTGGAACAAGGTCGAGACGGTGTGGGACGCGAAGGCGGGCGGCTACACGGAGGTCGTTCACGGTTCGAGCTACATCCAGGCCGTCGGCTGGAACGGCGGTGGCTGCCCGGTGGCGCGGACCCTGCTGACGTACTCCCAGTCCTCGAACCCGAACTCGCCGCACTACAGCGACCAGACGCACCTGTACTCGGACGGCGAGTGGGTGACGTCGCGCTTCTGCGAGAAGGACATCCTGAAGTCACCGGCGCTGAAGGTGGTTCGGGTGCACGGCTGA
- a CDS encoding acyl-CoA synthetase: MTGARDEQDVRASTVDGTLRRSARRAPERVAVRYGPRAWTYAELDAAVSRAAGVLRGLGLGRGDRVGAYGHNSDAYLIGFLACSRAGLVHVPVNQNLTGDDLAYIVGQSGCALVLTDPGLADRLPAGVRTLALRDADDSLLARIPSAEPYDGPQPDADDLVQLLYTSGTTALPKGAMMSHRALVHEYVSAIHALGLTETDRPVHSLPLYHSAQMHVFLLPYLAVGAQNTILDAPDAATIFDLVEAGAGDSLFAPPTVWIGLSQHPDFATRDLSGLRKAFYGASIMPVPVLERLRARLPGLAFYNCFGQSEIGPLATVLGPDEHEGRMDSCGRPVLFVEARVVDEDGKEVPDGTAGEVVYRSPQLCDGYWDKPQETEAAFRDGWFRSGDLAVRDAEGYFTVVDRVKDVINSGGVLVASRQVEDALYTHPQVAETAVIGLPDERWIEAVTAVVVRGGGEVTEAELIAHAREKLAHFKAPKRVVFVDELPRNASGKILKRELRDRFRTVH; the protein is encoded by the coding sequence ATGACGGGTGCCCGGGATGAACAAGACGTACGTGCCAGCACGGTCGACGGGACGCTGCGCCGCAGCGCACGACGCGCCCCCGAGCGCGTCGCCGTCCGCTACGGCCCGCGCGCATGGACGTACGCCGAACTCGACGCGGCCGTCTCGCGCGCGGCCGGCGTGCTGCGCGGCCTGGGCCTCGGACGAGGGGACCGCGTCGGCGCCTACGGGCACAACTCGGACGCGTACCTGATCGGCTTCCTGGCCTGTTCACGCGCCGGGCTCGTGCACGTGCCGGTCAACCAGAACCTCACCGGGGACGACCTCGCCTACATCGTCGGCCAGTCCGGCTGTGCACTTGTACTGACCGACCCCGGCCTCGCGGACCGGCTCCCCGCCGGCGTGCGCACCCTGGCCCTGCGCGACGCGGACGACTCCCTGCTCGCCAGGATCCCCTCCGCCGAGCCGTACGACGGTCCGCAGCCGGACGCCGACGACCTGGTGCAGCTCCTGTACACCTCCGGCACGACCGCGCTGCCCAAGGGCGCGATGATGTCGCACCGCGCTCTCGTCCACGAGTACGTCAGCGCGATCCATGCCCTCGGCCTCACGGAGACGGACCGGCCCGTCCACTCCCTGCCGCTCTACCACTCGGCGCAGATGCACGTCTTCCTGCTGCCCTACCTCGCCGTCGGCGCGCAGAACACGATCCTCGACGCACCGGACGCCGCGACAATCTTCGACCTGGTGGAGGCGGGCGCGGGCGACAGCCTCTTCGCGCCGCCCACCGTCTGGATCGGCCTCTCGCAGCACCCGGACTTCGCCACCCGGGACCTGAGCGGCCTGCGCAAGGCCTTCTACGGCGCGTCGATCATGCCGGTGCCGGTCCTGGAACGGCTCCGCGCGCGCCTGCCCGGACTCGCCTTCTACAACTGCTTCGGCCAGAGCGAGATCGGGCCCCTCGCCACCGTCCTCGGACCCGACGAGCACGAGGGCCGGATGGACTCGTGCGGGCGGCCCGTCCTGTTCGTCGAGGCACGTGTCGTCGACGAGGACGGGAAGGAGGTGCCCGACGGCACGGCCGGTGAAGTGGTCTACCGCTCACCGCAGTTGTGCGACGGCTACTGGGACAAGCCGCAGGAGACCGAGGCGGCCTTCCGCGACGGCTGGTTCCGCTCGGGAGACCTCGCGGTGCGCGACGCCGAGGGCTACTTCACCGTCGTCGACCGCGTGAAGGACGTCATCAACTCCGGGGGAGTGCTCGTCGCCTCACGCCAGGTCGAGGACGCGCTCTACACCCACCCGCAGGTGGCCGAGACCGCCGTCATCGGCCTGCCCGACGAGCGCTGGATCGAGGCAGTCACGGCCGTCGTGGTCCGCGGTGGCGGCGAGGTGACCGAGGCGGAGCTCATCGCCCACGCGCGCGAGAAACTCGCCCACTTCAAGGCGCCCAAGCGGGTCGTCTTCGTGGACGAACTCCCGCGCAACGCCAGCGGCAAGATTCTCAAGCGCGAGCTGCGGGACCGGTTCCGTACGGTGCACTGA